A single genomic interval of Stieleria maiorica harbors:
- a CDS encoding putative monovalent cation/H+ antiporter subunit A, with protein sequence MMFPSGSLPFLWLSAILIAAAIAPGVHRVFGSRGGWALAFIPAGVAAQMLRLWPSIVDMKVVSASIDWVPELNLALTLRLDGLSLLFGLLITGIGALVVVYAAGYLRGDARLGRLWMLLLMFMAAMLGLVLADNLLSLFIFWELTSITSYLLIGFNSDKPESRASALQALLVTGAGGLALLPGLLLLGVVGGSFELSSLLDNAEAIREHSLYVPMLVLILAGAFTKSAQFPFYFWLPAAMAAPTPVSAYLHSATMVKAGVYLIARLHPVLGGTTEWFWIIAPVGTITMLLGALLALRSTDLKQILAYATISVLGTLTMLLGIGTEATIAAALAVLVAHALYKGGLFMVAGSVDHAIHQRDIRKLGGLRSAMPATFAAACLAAFSMIGMLPTFGFIAKEMWYEAIGSRAEGGFLTASVLSNILLVAAVGLVCVNPFFGRRTETTQGAEECNLATWGPPMIVGIAGLLLGLLPTRFSELLSAASHSVSGHAVPVKLALWHGVNLTLLLSLLTLAGGITLYWQRHRLGWLLNGFEGLTKLGPARMYDRMLSAVIHFATGLTAILQNGYLRFYLLTMVGLTVFSVWMALGSELLSHLEPMSLDFRIHEIFLIGLILLASVVAVRATTWLLAVGALGVVGYGVAGIFVLFGAPDLAMTQFVIETLTVVLFVLAFSRLPDFRRLSSVPTRVRDAVIAVIAGATITALLLFAITVRSDHPISDYYSAHSVTEAHGRNLVNVILVDFRALDTLGEITVLSIAAIGVYSLLKLRASNGSAANDGAPEGPPATVAQRSEGM encoded by the coding sequence ATGATGTTTCCATCGGGATCACTGCCGTTTCTTTGGTTGTCGGCCATCTTGATCGCAGCAGCCATCGCGCCGGGAGTGCACCGCGTTTTCGGTTCGCGTGGGGGCTGGGCGTTGGCGTTTATTCCCGCCGGAGTCGCGGCACAGATGCTGCGGTTGTGGCCTTCGATTGTTGACATGAAAGTGGTGTCGGCTTCGATTGACTGGGTGCCGGAATTGAATCTGGCATTGACGCTGCGACTGGACGGCCTGAGCTTGCTGTTCGGGTTGTTGATCACGGGCATCGGAGCGTTGGTTGTTGTCTATGCCGCCGGCTATCTGCGTGGCGATGCACGCTTGGGGCGACTATGGATGCTGCTGCTGATGTTCATGGCGGCAATGCTGGGGCTGGTGCTGGCCGACAATCTGTTGTCGTTGTTCATCTTTTGGGAACTGACGAGCATCACGTCGTACTTGTTGATCGGATTCAACAGCGACAAGCCCGAGTCACGGGCGTCGGCGTTACAGGCGTTGCTGGTCACCGGAGCCGGAGGCCTGGCATTGTTGCCGGGCTTGCTATTGCTAGGAGTGGTGGGCGGTTCCTTCGAGCTTTCATCGCTGCTGGATAATGCCGAAGCGATTCGTGAACATTCCTTGTATGTCCCGATGCTGGTGTTGATTCTGGCGGGTGCGTTCACCAAATCGGCTCAGTTCCCATTTTATTTCTGGCTGCCCGCTGCGATGGCAGCCCCCACGCCGGTGAGCGCCTATCTGCATTCGGCCACGATGGTCAAAGCGGGGGTGTATCTGATTGCTCGGTTGCATCCGGTCTTGGGCGGGACGACGGAGTGGTTTTGGATCATTGCCCCGGTCGGCACCATCACGATGCTGTTGGGCGCGTTGTTGGCGCTGCGGTCGACCGACCTGAAACAGATTCTCGCCTACGCGACCATCAGTGTGCTGGGAACGCTGACGATGTTGTTAGGCATCGGAACCGAAGCGACGATAGCGGCCGCTTTGGCGGTCTTGGTCGCGCATGCGTTGTACAAAGGCGGATTGTTCATGGTCGCCGGATCGGTCGATCACGCGATTCATCAGCGTGACATTCGGAAACTCGGCGGACTGCGATCGGCGATGCCCGCCACGTTTGCAGCGGCGTGTTTGGCGGCATTTTCAATGATCGGCATGTTGCCGACGTTCGGGTTTATTGCCAAGGAAATGTGGTACGAAGCGATAGGCAGTCGGGCCGAAGGGGGCTTCTTGACGGCGTCCGTACTGTCAAACATTTTGCTGGTCGCCGCCGTCGGTCTGGTCTGTGTGAATCCATTCTTCGGACGTCGAACCGAGACGACCCAGGGGGCGGAAGAATGTAACCTCGCGACATGGGGACCGCCGATGATTGTCGGCATCGCCGGTCTCTTGCTGGGACTATTGCCGACACGCTTCAGCGAGCTACTATCCGCGGCGAGCCATAGTGTTTCCGGCCATGCGGTGCCGGTCAAATTGGCGTTATGGCACGGCGTGAACCTGACGCTGTTGTTGTCGCTGCTGACGTTGGCCGGGGGCATCACGCTATATTGGCAGCGGCATCGGCTGGGATGGTTATTGAATGGATTTGAAGGTTTGACGAAGCTCGGTCCGGCGCGGATGTACGACCGGATGCTGTCCGCCGTGATCCACTTTGCAACCGGGCTGACGGCGATCCTGCAAAATGGATACCTGCGGTTTTACCTGCTCACGATGGTCGGACTGACGGTCTTTAGCGTCTGGATGGCATTGGGAAGCGAGTTGCTGTCCCACCTGGAGCCGATGTCGCTTGATTTTCGCATCCACGAAATCTTTTTGATCGGATTGATTCTGCTGGCATCGGTCGTTGCGGTTCGCGCGACGACGTGGCTGCTGGCGGTGGGAGCCCTCGGGGTCGTGGGGTACGGCGTCGCAGGGATCTTTGTCCTGTTTGGTGCCCCCGACTTGGCCATGACGCAGTTCGTGATCGAAACGTTGACGGTCGTTCTATTCGTCCTTGCGTTTTCACGTCTGCCCGACTTCCGCCGTCTGTCCTCGGTTCCGACACGCGTCCGAGATGCCGTGATCGCAGTGATCGCGGGCGCAACGATCACGGCCTTGTTGCTGTTCGCGATCACGGTTCGCAGCGACCATCCGATTTCGGACTATTACAGCGCCCACAGCGTTACGGAGGCGCATGGTCGAAACCTGGTGAACGTGATTTTGGTGGACTTCAGGGCGCTCGACACGCTCGGCGAAATCACGGTACTGTCGATTGCGGCGATCGGCGTCTACTCCCTGTTAAAGCTACGCGCGTCAAACGGCAGTGCTGCTAACGATGGCGCACCGGAGGGACCACCGGCGACGGTTGCCCAACGATCGGAGGGCATGTGA
- a CDS encoding Na+/H+ antiporter subunit B — translation MDSVILKTAIRFLFPLLLLSSVFLFLRGHNEPGGGFVGGLVASGAIALYAMTHDVAAARRVLRVSPRVLIGSGLLTALCSGLAPLALGRPFLTGLWINVRSDGMGKIHLGTPLLFDLGVYCVVTGVSLVFVFSLLEE, via the coding sequence ATGGACTCTGTGATCTTGAAGACCGCGATTCGGTTCCTATTTCCGTTGCTGTTGCTCTCATCGGTGTTTCTGTTTTTGCGCGGCCACAATGAGCCCGGAGGTGGATTTGTGGGTGGTTTGGTGGCCAGCGGCGCCATTGCCCTGTATGCGATGACGCACGATGTCGCGGCGGCCCGCCGGGTGCTGCGGGTGTCGCCGCGCGTGCTGATCGGTTCGGGACTCCTGACGGCACTTTGTTCCGGCCTTGCTCCGTTGGCGCTCGGTCGCCCCTTTTTGACGGGGCTTTGGATCAATGTCAGGTCCGACGGAATGGGCAAGATTCATCTTGGAACCCCGTTGTTATTTGACCTGGGTGTTTATTGCGTGGTGACCGGGGTCTCACTGGTGTTCGTTTTTTCCCTTCTTGAAGAGTAG
- a CDS encoding Na+/H+ antiporter subunit C has protein sequence MDIALAVTVGGLYAAGIYMMLRRSVVKLLIGLGLLSHAANLLIFTAGGIVRGRVPVVPTGQSQPIAEIADPLPQALILTAIVISFAVLAFALVLIYRTYQTLGTDDLDQLKATDT, from the coding sequence ATGGATATCGCTTTAGCCGTCACCGTCGGCGGTTTGTACGCGGCGGGCATCTACATGATGTTGCGTCGCAGCGTCGTCAAGCTGCTGATCGGGCTCGGTCTGCTCAGTCATGCCGCCAATCTGCTGATTTTCACGGCCGGAGGAATCGTGCGCGGTCGCGTACCAGTGGTCCCGACCGGTCAATCGCAACCGATCGCGGAGATCGCTGACCCTTTGCCCCAGGCACTTATTTTGACCGCCATCGTGATCAGCTTTGCGGTGTTGGCGTTTGCGCTCGTGCTGATCTACCGCACCTACCAAACATTGGGGACGGATGATCTGGACCAACTGAAGGCGACCGACACGTGA
- a CDS encoding Na+/H+ antiporter subunit D yields MNSQLAVILPIAVPLATMAISLLAWKSIAAQKWIGCTGSVLLFVSAAALMWLVDRDDIIVLQVGRWPAPFGITLVADRLSAIMVMLAGLVMLSVTVYSLATIDDRRVDYGFFPLIHLLLMGVCGAFLTGDLFNLYVWFEVMLIASFVLLTLGGERGQLEGAIKYVALNLISSAAFLAAIGVIYAATGTLNMADLAVKLRSFPDEGIVTVLAMLFLIAFGTKAAVFPLFFWLPASYHTPPVAVSAIFAGLLTKVGVYSLIRAFTLLFVTDLAFTHNLLLLIAGLTMVTGVFGAMAQSEIRRILSFHIVSQIGYMLMGLALFTPLALAGSVFYIIHHIVVKTNLFLIGGIAERRFGSGKLSDIGGLQQSMPVLAILFFLSAMSLAGIPPLSGFFAKLTLIRGGLETERYAIVTAALLVSLLTLFSMTKIWAEAFWKLAPEDARSASPAIFASRHNRFALFGPIVMLVSITVGIGLLAGPVMKVSYAAAEQLLDPDTYVDAVLPDRLQIEPDRWQIENDLTQHAPTTNRDPTPDRESIAVGQMTPVLEEAFQ; encoded by the coding sequence GTGAATTCACAACTCGCCGTCATTCTGCCGATCGCAGTCCCGCTTGCCACCATGGCGATTTCATTGCTGGCGTGGAAGTCGATCGCTGCACAGAAATGGATCGGGTGTACCGGATCGGTGCTGTTGTTCGTATCGGCCGCTGCGCTGATGTGGCTGGTGGACCGCGATGACATCATTGTGTTGCAGGTCGGACGTTGGCCCGCGCCGTTCGGCATCACGCTGGTCGCCGATCGACTGAGCGCGATCATGGTGATGCTGGCGGGGTTGGTCATGCTATCAGTGACCGTGTACTCGCTGGCAACGATCGACGATCGCCGCGTCGATTACGGTTTTTTCCCCCTGATTCATTTATTGCTGATGGGAGTCTGCGGAGCGTTTTTGACCGGCGACCTGTTCAACCTTTATGTCTGGTTCGAAGTGATGCTGATCGCGTCCTTCGTGCTACTGACTTTAGGCGGGGAACGCGGCCAACTGGAAGGAGCGATCAAGTATGTCGCGTTGAATCTGATTTCTTCGGCGGCCTTTTTGGCGGCCATCGGAGTGATTTATGCTGCCACCGGTACGTTGAACATGGCCGACCTGGCGGTAAAACTGCGGAGTTTTCCCGACGAAGGCATCGTCACGGTGCTGGCGATGTTGTTTTTGATCGCGTTTGGCACGAAAGCCGCCGTCTTCCCGCTATTTTTTTGGCTGCCCGCGTCGTACCACACTCCCCCGGTCGCCGTCTCGGCGATCTTCGCCGGGCTGCTGACGAAAGTGGGTGTGTACTCGCTGATTCGAGCCTTCACGCTATTGTTCGTGACCGATTTGGCGTTTACGCACAATCTGTTGTTGCTGATCGCGGGGCTGACCATGGTGACGGGGGTGTTTGGTGCGATGGCGCAAAGCGAAATCCGCCGCATCCTGTCGTTTCATATCGTCAGCCAGATCGGATACATGCTGATGGGTTTGGCCTTGTTCACGCCGCTGGCTCTCGCCGGTTCGGTCTTCTACATCATTCACCACATTGTGGTGAAAACGAATCTGTTTTTAATTGGCGGGATTGCGGAGCGCCGCTTCGGAAGCGGAAAGCTTTCCGATATTGGTGGCTTGCAACAATCGATGCCCGTGTTGGCAATCCTGTTCTTCCTGTCGGCGATGTCGCTGGCCGGGATTCCACCATTGTCTGGGTTCTTTGCCAAACTGACCCTGATACGCGGCGGCTTGGAAACGGAGCGCTACGCTATTGTCACAGCGGCATTGTTGGTCAGCCTGCTCACGTTGTTCTCGATGACTAAGATTTGGGCCGAAGCATTTTGGAAGCTGGCGCCGGAAGATGCGCGATCGGCATCCCCCGCAATCTTCGCCTCCCGCCATAATCGCTTCGCACTGTTCGGGCCCATCGTGATGCTGGTGTCCATTACGGTAGGGATCGGGCTACTCGCCGGACCAGTCATGAAAGTCTCCTACGCCGCAGCCGAGCAACTGCTTGATCCCGACACGTACGTCGATGCCGTCTTGCCTGACCGTTTGCAGATTGAACCCGACCGCTGGCAGATTGAAAACGATCTCACTCAGCACGCCCCGACGACCAACCGAGATCCCACGCCCGATCGCGAGTCGATCGCGGTGGGACAAATGACACCGGTGCTTGAGGAGGCCTTTCAATGA
- a CDS encoding Na+/H+ antiporter subunit E, whose product MTHFVFNILLSLVWALASGQISLVSLVVGFILGYCVLWCAQPLMTPTRYFRRLPLAIRFAGFFLWQLVLSNLRVAYDVITPHLYMHPGIVAVPLDAKTDQEITFLANLITLTPGTLSLDVSEDRRTLYVHAMFVDSPEKVRDTIKQGFERRLLELLR is encoded by the coding sequence ATGACACACTTCGTGTTCAATATTCTATTGTCACTGGTCTGGGCCTTGGCAAGCGGCCAGATCTCACTCGTCAGCCTGGTGGTCGGATTCATCCTGGGCTATTGCGTGCTGTGGTGCGCCCAACCCTTGATGACGCCGACTCGCTACTTCCGACGACTACCTTTGGCGATTCGGTTCGCCGGTTTTTTTCTTTGGCAACTCGTGCTTTCGAATCTGCGCGTCGCCTACGACGTCATCACGCCTCATTTGTACATGCATCCCGGAATCGTTGCCGTGCCGTTGGACGCGAAGACGGATCAGGAAATCACCTTTCTGGCCAACCTGATCACATTGACGCCCGGGACGCTCAGCCTGGACGTATCCGAAGACCGACGGACGCTGTACGTGCATGCGATGTTTGTTGACAGCCCCGAAAAGGTACGCGACACGATCAAACAGGGCTTCGAGCGGCGATTGCTGGAGTTGCTTCGATGA
- a CDS encoding monovalent cation/H+ antiporter complex subunit F produces MTPSVFLIELMSTTPLLAATTWVNLTARISMFLLVIAVGLAFLRVVLGPTFPDRVVALDLVATLLVGLIAVSAIETGDAIFLRVAMVAALFNFIGTIGFCWYLQRGPKK; encoded by the coding sequence ATGACCCCGTCTGTGTTCTTGATCGAATTGATGTCGACCACGCCTTTGCTCGCGGCGACGACGTGGGTGAACCTGACGGCACGCATTTCGATGTTTCTACTCGTAATTGCAGTGGGTCTGGCATTCCTGCGGGTCGTGCTCGGGCCAACCTTTCCCGACCGCGTAGTCGCGTTGGACCTGGTCGCAACGTTGCTGGTGGGGTTGATCGCGGTCAGTGCGATCGAGACCGGCGACGCGATCTTTCTGCGAGTCGCGATGGTGGCCGCATTGTTCAATTTCATCGGAACGATCGGGTTTTGTTGGTATCTTCAAAGGGGCCCCAAAAAATGA
- the mnhG gene encoding monovalent cation/H(+) antiporter subunit G: MSDLVTILLLITGTCFALLAAVAVVRMPDLYTRMHGATKSATLGVGCTVLSAAVGLANMETTTVAILIIGFLFVTSPVAAHMIGRAAYRQQSPMWKDTVIDESPRGPSETDLPDDQGDNTL; the protein is encoded by the coding sequence ATGAGTGATCTCGTTACGATCCTGCTGCTGATCACTGGCACCTGCTTCGCATTGCTGGCCGCCGTTGCGGTCGTCCGAATGCCTGACCTGTACACGCGCATGCACGGCGCAACCAAGAGTGCAACGCTTGGCGTCGGTTGCACGGTGTTGTCGGCAGCGGTGGGCTTGGCCAACATGGAAACGACGACCGTCGCGATTCTGATCATCGGGTTCCTGTTTGTGACGTCTCCGGTCGCGGCCCACATGATCGGCCGAGCCGCCTATCGACAACAGAGTCCGATGTGGAAGGACACGGTGATCGACGAGTCGCCGCGGGGGCCTTCAGAAACCGACCTGCCGGACGACCAGGGCGACAATACGCTGTGA
- a CDS encoding AI-2E family transporter, whose product MAKPHSNLATLTAVAQWLAVVTAVATLYLAKDVFIPLALGILLSFLLSPLVNRLQRLGVPNVMAVVATALLAFAVLGGVFTLLGRELTNLVGELPQYKHELVHKARGVAGLTDGMGGSLDDLAEEVSEAIEEGSEAESESPPESRNVIQSWTDRLLPAQLAKPEKTHDGKTAKSPLYVTEVQGELPLATWATTAGTVLGPLATAGLVTVFALFILIHREDLRDRIIAVVSQGDYVTTTEILDEAAQRISRYLLAQTVINTGYGVVLTLGLTAIGTLMTVDGFPNAVLWGVMATCLRFVPYVGPTAAAIFPSVIALAVFPGYSVFLSVVALITVMELICNNIIEPWLYGTSTGISAIAVILAAVFWGWLWGPVGLLLSTPLTVCFVVLGRYVPRFGMLSTLLGEEVAIQPSMRIYQRLLAGDEYRAREILRTHVAEEGIANTADRVIVPALKRIRIDQDAERLADSDAERLFALAGGLIADLQNDLVPTDTQVSESEPTSHCETSQDQYPTVIGCTSHHFSETLLLNLLRVTGRECFNLHAIDDETLPLEVGQEIATAQPTVIVIFVLPPGGFAQGRYLCTSIREAGFNGPIIVACMGKFKNYDKLFVRFRKAGATSMTTSFSQTHNKIESLLQRRDRIASTQPAKPAVDHYSLTEKP is encoded by the coding sequence ATGGCCAAACCTCACTCCAATCTCGCGACCCTGACCGCCGTGGCTCAATGGTTGGCGGTGGTGACTGCCGTTGCCACGTTGTACCTTGCCAAGGATGTGTTTATTCCTTTGGCGCTGGGGATCCTTCTTTCTTTCCTGCTCAGCCCCCTGGTCAATCGTTTACAGCGTTTGGGCGTGCCGAACGTGATGGCTGTGGTTGCGACTGCACTGCTGGCCTTTGCAGTGTTAGGCGGCGTCTTCACGCTGCTGGGTCGAGAATTGACCAACCTGGTCGGCGAGCTACCGCAATACAAGCATGAACTCGTTCACAAAGCGCGCGGGGTTGCTGGGCTGACCGATGGAATGGGCGGTTCGCTTGATGACTTGGCAGAGGAAGTCAGCGAGGCAATCGAGGAGGGCAGCGAAGCCGAGTCGGAATCGCCGCCGGAGTCTCGAAACGTGATTCAAAGCTGGACGGACCGGCTTTTGCCCGCCCAGCTGGCGAAGCCGGAGAAAACTCATGATGGAAAGACTGCGAAGTCGCCTCTGTACGTGACGGAGGTTCAGGGCGAGTTGCCTCTGGCGACGTGGGCGACCACTGCCGGTACCGTTCTCGGCCCACTCGCCACCGCTGGCTTGGTCACCGTGTTTGCCTTGTTCATTCTGATTCACCGAGAAGACCTACGAGATCGAATTATCGCCGTCGTCAGTCAGGGCGACTACGTTACGACCACTGAAATCCTCGACGAAGCGGCTCAGCGAATCAGCCGCTACCTCCTTGCCCAGACGGTGATCAACACCGGTTATGGCGTCGTCTTGACGTTGGGGCTAACGGCAATCGGAACACTGATGACCGTGGACGGGTTTCCCAATGCGGTCTTGTGGGGTGTGATGGCGACGTGCCTGCGGTTTGTTCCTTACGTGGGGCCGACTGCCGCAGCCATTTTTCCCTCGGTGATCGCTTTAGCGGTCTTTCCCGGCTACTCCGTGTTTTTGTCGGTGGTCGCATTGATCACCGTGATGGAATTGATTTGCAATAACATCATCGAACCTTGGCTGTACGGCACCAGCACCGGGATTTCGGCGATCGCAGTCATTCTTGCGGCAGTGTTTTGGGGCTGGCTTTGGGGGCCGGTCGGTTTGTTGTTGTCGACACCCTTGACAGTTTGCTTTGTCGTATTGGGAAGGTATGTTCCCCGTTTTGGAATGCTGTCCACCTTGCTCGGTGAAGAAGTGGCGATTCAACCGTCAATGCGCATCTATCAACGGCTGCTCGCCGGTGATGAGTATCGAGCGAGAGAGATTCTGCGGACGCACGTCGCTGAAGAAGGTATCGCGAATACCGCCGACCGAGTGATCGTACCGGCGTTGAAGCGAATCAGAATTGATCAAGATGCCGAACGTCTGGCCGATTCGGATGCCGAACGTCTGTTCGCATTGGCCGGCGGATTGATCGCCGACCTGCAAAACGACCTCGTGCCAACAGATACTCAAGTGAGCGAATCGGAACCGACCAGCCACTGCGAAACCAGCCAGGACCAATATCCGACCGTCATCGGCTGCACATCACATCACTTCAGTGAAACGCTTCTCCTGAATCTACTTCGCGTCACTGGCCGTGAATGCTTCAACCTGCACGCGATCGACGACGAAACGCTGCCGTTGGAAGTGGGGCAAGAAATCGCCACCGCGCAGCCGACCGTGATTGTCATCTTCGTACTACCGCCCGGCGGCTTTGCCCAAGGACGTTACCTGTGCACGTCGATTCGTGAGGCAGGTTTCAACGGCCCGATCATCGTCGCTTGCATGGGTAAGTTCAAAAACTACGACAAGCTGTTCGTCAGGTTTCGCAAGGCGGGCGCGACCAGCATGACAACCTCGTTCTCCCAAACCCACAACAAAATCGAGTCGCTACTTCAGCGCCGCGACCGTATCGCGTCAACCCAACCTGCAAAACCTGCCGTCGATCACTACAGCCTAACGGAGAAACCATGA
- a CDS encoding response regulator — MTSILLVDDHDDIRDVVTRHLQKHGFTVATATNGVEAVLAVAQSAPSLILMDINMPELDGIEATMQIRSTDPEVRIPVIALTAYALPDDEARAMAAGCDAFHPKPIDFDRLREQIRTLIS, encoded by the coding sequence ATGACATCGATTCTATTGGTCGACGACCACGATGACATCCGCGATGTGGTGACGCGACACTTGCAAAAGCATGGGTTCACCGTTGCCACGGCGACCAATGGCGTGGAAGCCGTTCTCGCGGTCGCTCAATCTGCGCCGTCTTTAATTCTGATGGACATCAACATGCCAGAACTTGATGGCATCGAAGCCACGATGCAAATCCGATCTACCGATCCGGAAGTCCGCATCCCCGTGATCGCCCTGACCGCGTATGCCTTGCCCGATGACGAAGCACGCGCAATGGCCGCCGGTTGCGACGCATTTCACCCGAAACCGATCGATTTCGATCGACTGCGAGAGCAAATCCGAACGCTCATCAGCTAA
- a CDS encoding ExeM/NucH family extracellular endonuclease, whose protein sequence is MIHFSGPFLAASVAALTVSLVAFTGCERTSNSSTSAPVGATDSILTEPAEGQAAWEGQKGENATTVISGNLDNVDWGSLVGQQVRIDGDLVVVDTFNLMHRGQVVVARERIFIPTEHVDPNDTDPNGTAHEGGRNVAAVTAAQTHNDNSTITIDDGSTAENVFPPALFPTLGTSEATVRLGSVVEGVSGRLIESGNQLTLVPDQPLRWIPSPRPQRPSLGEADVTVAGFNLLNYFSTIDDGRNNARGADSAAELQRQEAKLASAIVALQADVIGLMELENGVEAEQKLVSAVNKVIGKDVFKSSGLPEGFRRLPGAGDAIRVGIIYRKDRVVPTDKLSSIDDRVFATARTPLLQSFRSVEGGSPFTVIVNHFKSKGGASDADTANRNKGDGQGAFNAARRNQTLAIVDYIDHQTTTGGPSRILVLGDFNAYRQEDPIDALRAHGLVDLHDRFARNRSQGNPDTYSYVYFGQSGSLDHAFATKTLAADVTGIATWHINADEPRFLDYNQEFNPKALFNADPYRSSDHDPILIGLNNTVD, encoded by the coding sequence ATGATTCACTTTTCGGGACCGTTTTTGGCTGCCTCCGTTGCAGCGTTAACCGTTTCCTTGGTTGCTTTCACTGGATGCGAACGGACCTCCAATTCATCGACATCGGCACCGGTCGGTGCAACCGACTCAATCTTGACGGAACCTGCAGAGGGCCAGGCAGCGTGGGAGGGCCAAAAAGGCGAAAACGCGACGACTGTCATCAGCGGCAACTTGGACAATGTCGATTGGGGTTCACTGGTCGGACAGCAGGTGAGAATCGACGGAGACCTGGTTGTCGTTGACACCTTCAATTTGATGCATCGCGGCCAAGTCGTCGTCGCCCGAGAGCGGATTTTCATTCCCACCGAGCATGTCGATCCGAACGATACGGATCCCAACGGAACAGCCCACGAAGGTGGTCGCAACGTGGCCGCGGTCACCGCAGCACAAACTCACAACGACAACTCCACGATCACGATCGACGACGGTTCAACCGCAGAAAATGTTTTCCCACCCGCACTTTTCCCAACTCTCGGGACGAGCGAAGCGACGGTACGCTTGGGTTCGGTAGTGGAGGGAGTTTCAGGGCGCTTGATCGAATCCGGGAATCAATTGACGCTTGTTCCGGATCAACCCCTTCGGTGGATTCCGAGTCCTCGTCCGCAGCGACCCTCGCTTGGAGAGGCTGACGTGACGGTGGCCGGATTCAACCTGCTGAACTATTTCAGCACGATCGACGACGGCAGAAACAATGCTCGGGGAGCCGATTCGGCTGCGGAATTGCAGCGTCAAGAAGCGAAGCTCGCTTCCGCGATCGTTGCGTTGCAAGCCGACGTTATCGGATTGATGGAACTGGAAAATGGCGTCGAAGCGGAACAAAAGCTTGTTTCGGCCGTCAACAAGGTCATCGGAAAAGATGTGTTCAAATCAAGCGGTCTTCCCGAAGGCTTTCGCCGTCTCCCCGGCGCTGGCGATGCGATCCGCGTGGGCATCATCTACAGGAAAGATCGCGTTGTCCCAACCGACAAGCTCTCCAGTATTGATGACAGGGTCTTTGCAACGGCACGAACTCCGCTCCTACAAAGCTTCCGTTCCGTTGAGGGAGGAAGCCCATTTACCGTCATCGTCAACCATTTCAAATCGAAGGGCGGCGCGAGCGACGCGGATACGGCCAATAGAAACAAAGGAGATGGGCAAGGAGCATTCAACGCCGCGAGACGCAACCAAACACTCGCAATCGTTGATTACATCGACCATCAGACCACCACCGGAGGTCCCTCGCGCATCCTCGTTCTAGGCGACTTCAATGCCTATCGACAAGAAGATCCGATCGACGCCCTGCGAGCACACGGGCTGGTCGATTTACACGACCGTTTTGCCAGGAATCGATCACAAGGAAATCCGGACACCTATTCTTACGTGTATTTCGGCCAGTCCGGCAGTCTGGATCATGCGTTTGCGACGAAGACACTCGCAGCCGATGTGACCGGAATCGCCACCTGGCACATCAACGCAGACGAACCACGGTTTTTGGACTACAACCAAGAGTTCAACCCCAAGGCATTGTTCAACGCTGATCCCTATCGCAGTTCGGACCACGATCCGATCCTCATTGGACTAAACAACACAGTCGATTGA